The DNA region gggctacagaagaagagtccttgggattttctctcttcaaggaaacccttgaaggagaaatatcccgcttagacttcttctgccggcgccgtgaaaacctctcccactgggaggtaaaccactccctacactcaccgcatactttatttctttcacacagttggcccctgcaataaggacataaggtgtgagggtctgtgtccaccgctgacataaacgttccacaagggcggtcaggtaagccgggacacttctgcatggtagaggccaacttccaaacacactgaaaagaaaaagcaaaaaacaaagatcaaaggctgtcataagcgagggtgggagcagacacgtctgatcgtcacctgagccaaaagcaaagtgaagtattcacaggtgtgtgagggggggaggggtagcaagctacccctccctaccccctcgctaactagcgagggggtggtaatccctcgttaaaattctaatggctcgtcatttcagctacgccgaaagtaatacccatattaaatagcgtggtttgtatttcagttacggaacaaattcaaATTCCATTTGGATATGAATAGGGGGATAGACTTTAAAAACCTGATAAGCATGCTATTAGAAAATAAAACTAATGGAAGATCATATTAATGTGATTATGCCTATAAAATTAAAATGGGAGAGTCAGGTAAAGATAATCCAAGGCTTATATCTTCCATCAAGAAAGTTAAGGAGTTCCACAGTATCCTGGCTGCTAAATTCTCCTCATAATTCTTATTGAAATCTAACCACAGCTGGCTAGAGAAGACAGTAATCAGACAGCATCATTCACATGAAAGATGGCTGTAAGAAGGGCAAGACTTAGAAGCCAAACAGTAACAACGGAAGGAGTGATCTCAATCACCAAATATGAATTAACACCCTGAATGTCCCAAGTACCCTTGAGAGGAACCAAGGCACAAATGGTCAAATGTGGGTTCCAATTTACTTTATCACTTACCTATCAAATATGCGGCAGCCTTACGAGTGTCCAGctcaatttaattttaataaacCAAAGCAAAATGGATTAAGTAAAGCAATCTTTTGTATTGTTTATGAAAGCTTTCAGTCTAATGGTCATAAAAATACCTCATACTATATATTCCATTCAGAACCAAACAAGAAAATCTTACCATGTGTGGATATTTTTCAGTGTCAGTTACATTTATGTCTGTCAGCTTGATGTTCAGGTACTGGTCTACTGAGTGCAAGGTTCCACATATACTGGAAGGCAAAGATATATTTAGTACATaaacaaaatttcttatttctagcaATTACCAGATGTTCATATTGTTTATTCTCAAGAAGCCTTTACCCGTACAATttcaaaatttcccattttcttccctTCAATAAACATCCAAAACATAATAGAGTTaacaagaaagaaaattaatgCTTCAGGTTTAACAAAATAGGATTTGAAAGATACATAAACACATTTTACCAGAATTGTTTATGGTAAATTTTACTTTcttacaaaagcaaaaaaaaaaattattttcaaaaagttATAACCCACAAAAAATAGCCTTGTGAATGCAATGATAACCAGAAAACAAAACCCCTTGCTTATTCAGATGTCTGAATCTTCCTTATCTCCTTCAATCCTGATTACTAGTCTATAGCATTTCCTTCATAAAAAAAATCCTCACACACTAATATTGTACTGAGGAAACACCacgaaattcatgaaaaaaaaaaactatcaaaaagtagTAGTATTGTACTGAGAAAACACTTCACAAAATTCATGACAAAAAACTAATTTCAGAGTCGAGTTAAATTGTTTTTTACCAACTACTGGAACACATCTACATCATAACCAGACGAGTAAAAAAGTAGTGATCCTATCATAACTCACCTAAGGTCATTTTTTAGCTCCACAACGACATCCTTCCCAATAAGGGACTTGAAAAAGGAGTAGAATAACTGAAAGAGAATGCATTCAATAAAAATCTTTGTCTTCACTACAGATAAACATATCCTAACATAATTTAGTGTGAACGTGAAAGCTACCTTAAATTACTGTACAAAGTGTGCCCCTATGATAATTTCCTCCTTGCTTAAAATAATATTGCATACAGTACTATACAGTAGTGTATGAAGTGGGTTTTAGGGCAAACATACACCAGATTAATTTATCTTTAGCACAGTTAAAGATTCCAAATTTTAAACATAACTTCTATTTTTCTTTAAgaaacaaacctgagttctttaattaacatgacaaatttgaaagtaatttgtatttttcctatgatAAAAATCTGTAGCTATTTTATTAGGGATTATCTTAGGCGAAGCTTGAAGAGTAGCCAAGCGAAGTTATCACCTTGTGGAAAATGTTTTCATGTGGCTGATTGAGTatatcgtgtcatggagggagctctcttggagctatgagagtcatgaaTAGGTTCTTGGATGATCTGGTTTTGTTGAGCAACCTTCACATCAGACAGATCAGGAGAAAGGCGCACACGTCGATTTTGTTCTACCgttgttggaatacatcttgccagagagcctgagggtctgggactgggaaacAGTAGAGTGGGAGCCTAAAGTTCAGAGATGacacgaacagatccacagttggggaatcccccaaagtcaggactttttacactatcagatgattcaaataccactcggagcccactatccgagtcgctttgctcagattgtctgcgagcacattgcTCTTGCCTGGAGTGAAGCGGGCTGATAGGGACACTAAGTGGTCTTCTATCCATCTTAACACCTCCACAGCAAAAAGGCACCACCTTGCTTGTTtacgtaagccactactgtggtggtgtcaCTCATAAGCACCACAGAGAATTATGCGCTGGTTCTTTTCAGACTCGGACCAAAGCCCTGAGGCCATGTGGTACAGCATGTGGGGCCACCTCCCTTCTTTCATTGCACCAGCATCAAtgaacttagatgtcaggatgcctgaaaactttaaattaatcaattaatcaataatcTTTCATTGCATCCGAatagagcatcaattccaggggagggCTGAGAAGGTCTGTCCCTCGGCaggaggttctcgtctgtcacccatcaTTGAAGGTCCGTCAGCTGCACTAGTCCCACAGGGATCAACGTATCCAGGAAGTCAAGTGCACCGATTCCACCTGTATTTCAGCCGCCACTGAAGAAATCGAATTCTGAGGCAGCTCTGTTGGGCACTAGATGGGCCAGGAACgacaggtgacctaggagatgCAACCATTGCTGTGCTAGATGATCTTCCACAGATCAGCCACGAAGTACCCTGCATCAAGGTAACGCCGATAATGGAGGACACCCCAGTGGGAACCCGGagttttgggtgggggaaaacTTAGAGAAAATGATATATAATGgttaaacaaaccttttcttctctatacattattttcttggacgtataataaatccatggaaaactgcacaaatAATCTGTATCCTATActactggtatatttttcatttctttgtggACATTCTATGAAGCAGTTGTATTGGATCCCTTTCGTTCGTATGTACATGCGTGTTAACCAGTTATAGAACTTCTATGCATAAACTCCGGCCCCCTTTATTTCGACCAATAGGATTATATACTCGTTTTCTTATACGCCCTACTCACGGTTACCCGCGACATTCAAGTATTAGACCcttctaatatgacaaattcgaagataatttgtatttttcctaaccatacaaaccttaactatttacagagggttaccttttagcgcagctgaaatggcgagccattagaatttaacgagggtgtattacccccgtgctagttagcgggaggggtaggggagtggtagctagctacccctcccccccctcacacacagatgaatgctcactttcacttagagggaggacttgtcttgggggacagggctggcgggcaaatatgtgtaaatagctaaggtttgtatggttaggaaaaatacaaattatcttcgaatttgtcatttgtcccgtaaccgaaatacaaaccacgctatttacagagggtgacttaccccttaggtagggtggaaagtccccagccatactggctttggctttacccggggactcagaatccgagggagtctcactcgagaaaaggagtccctgcacctcacaagttccttgctccgcaaggaaccatgtggcctacgtaagcttgtgtgtgaaggaagaagtgtgacccgtcctaggcagttgacctggagttccagaaggaactctgggttaggacgttcccaataccacctcgtcagggtatgggggacgcgacagtattgactcaatacttggaacacaaggaagcatggtttacctgcaggggttcgaggtcagctatgcagagaccaggatgctgcttccccgtagaggggatgatgaagaaagaagtaagggccagacatacttctttcgttcatgcagactaaaacctgataacaatgccctcaaccttctgctacctgtccaaaaaggagcctgagattagaccagctgttgtgtagccaccacagagcgatagaaaacgtatcgagactcctgtgggtcacgccctgcaggaagcgggctgcgaaggtcattagacgcttccagactccagcttgtagcacctgcgtcacagagtagtattactcgaaggcgagggacgttgcgatgtatccaacatcgtgctgtagggcaacgtgacgggggagggtctggagacaggtcgagatgaatgtccttgagtccgggctgaagaggtatactggtgactctcccccatgtcctccttgtgctcccaaatcggctgcaactgaggacaaactgcagctgttcccagcgctaacctctcgattcctttactggcaagaaagagaaggtcttgggacatcagatacagaatagagactcgaaatcttgaatgaatcggaccgaagggccgggaccccaagattctgagtccagccaacaactcaggagcgaacctgaatgttgccttcccctcttccttagaaaggggggagtcgtaagagaccaagaagattgcttacacactggccgtggccagagtgagcaggagacccaaggcggaatacaatccgaggcctgtcgtaaagggtcttgagaagatctcttaaaggactaaaagtccgagccatgctccaagttggaggtcttcctccgattagggcagggacgatcgtagcttcgcatgagcgaggatagatccagcgggcaggaaaaagttattcctttaagcctgaaggtcagggaaaggctgagcgacaggcttcattgccgagagcggaaaggagtttcctcccgccgaaaggcaataagaccgttattgctggagaagaggcctcaagggaagaggtatatctcccacggcacgtACCACCTTatactcttcactttgcctgggagacccctgtggatgactattgcagatgacgcgacctccgtaccgcgactgtagcgggttgtctcttcttgaggaggaggaggcgtagtgtctccaggcatgaagccgaagcgacgccccggttcgggagagatgtcgcagtgtggttgcttgagtagtctgcgccgtgggagaagctctcccgggagttccgtcaggggaagcagagggtccagaaacggttctgcgcatagtcccagtggagctctcccattgaaaggttgacagacaacctggtcttgttgagacccattgtccacagacaaaaaggagggaagacgcaggcgtcgaagttgtcctaccatcaccggaatgcatcttgccagagtctcggggtctgagacttgggggaagaatagcggaagcttgaggttccaagctgtcgcgatcaggtcccccagaccagtacttgctggttacccaaggtcaaagacccccaggtacactctctctacgaggctctgctcggatagtctgagagaacattcccctgcctggaatgagagaatctcaatcatcccggtatctctagtgcaagatgtgaaggtgtgaaaatgcgtcccctgctggttagaatacgccagaatcatgaagtcgacgcgcacggggcgactcggcaggagctgtagaggggccagactaaggcccctaagcctgcctgaatgatggagaggtatccttcaggtcttgaccataggcctggaccggaacatgcccccccctcccttttctttgacgagtccgagaacagcatcaagaatgtggggaaaggacgagaatatccactactgtaccatcaagaggctccataggtcaacacccattgcaggtctaatagttccgctggtcccataggggccaggaagtccggttaaacattgcctgaagccaccggaacttggatcgccccacatggaacttatcctgaggcgaccgttcggactatagacgggtcaatgaggaaaggagaactaggaaacgttccaaggtagggctgaaagctctgcttgactgagaacaggtactgcgactctcctcagtcttgccacagtcaaccgaaaggaaggctcggaggatgtggtaacagaatctggcgtccccagttggtcacccatccaagtaccgacgttgcttaacctcgctggacggacgagaagcggggtttccaacgtggtaaggccgttgactcaatatcatgaccagatactccagatgttaaggcagaggaagagaaggctccaagcaaaataccatgagcccacactcatggtaagcatccggaagcttgtcccggcgctgaagaaggtcgaacccgagcctaccggagttgaccagccctccaaacagcagaggaggcggaagcctgcacctgagcggccaagaggaaggcagggagagttctctggggaaacaaacctgctatgccacggcgggatagccacactgcatcataagcaggaatacttgcagtctaggctgaattccacgagcaccctggaagatggatggaatggaaactgaaagtacccgtccttccgatccagggtttaaggagtcctgtcgcctcgttaccagtctgatcgattctgctggtctacgctggccgaagtttgttcgacaaacttgatcagggctgagaggtcgactacggacatcccctctcagatccttccttacaagaaaggatcgactgaggaggccgggggtgaagccgtcgatgatcctaaggaagaccttcgcctaaggtatggatcattctgcccaaccgggcaactctgctgacgctatggcatagaggttcagagacactgaattcgctgacagagatggcaggcgcgatatccttggctgatcacagagattgtgcgggaatgggcatcgggaagctgtcattcggatgagtaaccttaagcatcctcccagcgaaaaacctgcaatcctagagttcgtgaactccttctaggactatgcccccccgggggagtctcccgtgccatctgttcctgacaggaggaaactgcaattggacaccttgtcccagttgtcatagccgataacttaggccgacgtggttgaaagaaaagggcgctggagccctgcagagtctggaagaaagcgccttggaggagtgaaaacggaagtcgatttcatccgcacagccgctgtctaagtctctgtccttgggcacaaacaaactcttctcaaggatggaagggtgtctgaggtcgtcgacctccacagatgagacacccgaaggaagcccacagtcagcgcgtccagatggtacaacatcgagcttgtccgcaagttagatacttaacgacgaaaggccaaggtgcctgagctcgagaggaggaaagtacccatgaccttcctgtagcttccttgaaccaaacctcgggccgtaaccgaggagggaaagaacctggtaagctcccagaggaaggggtaagcagtcaccccttgtccgatggagaaatctcgaacggaaagcccccccgccaaaaatccttccagggaatgacggggaagggctaacccaggttcaggaaagaggagtgttgctcagatctcccttaagtttctcctattcttgcaagtgccaagctctgcgtttacagggtgaggccgtgttctggaaaaacgctccagaagaacttgccaggctggccatgctgcgaaaaccccattgggaatcgaggtcgcaatcgccctggagctcgcgcgacggtaattcaaagattttcgcgggggcgaacgtggaagcgcccatgcgcggtaacgcaaacgaaggtgagcgaaggagcgcagaaggagggcgagcgtggtaggaagggcgagagctggtggtcggcgagcgataacccatagacgagcagtggatactgcaagaaataagccgacgtttgtgcgaagaaacactgtaggttcgcgcgacggaacataaTCCATCTGCACGATggaaaatcgttggttcgcgcgcgggcgcacaggcgagcggtcgcgcgggcgcacaggcgagcggtcgcgcgggcgcacaggcgagcggtcgcgcgggcgagcggtcgtgagggtgggcaggtggatgagcgcgagtccgaggcggcgaacgcaagcgttagcgcgatggcgaggaaacgcgctgccgcgtgggcgaggaagaccgctggcgatatggatcaacaagcgatcggtggtgagcgctaacgcataggttggcgatggcgcgttgtgttatgccgacgcgatggtcgagcagcatgcgcaggtgagcgatcgtgcgttggtgAGCGATCGCgatcagcatgtgcaggagggcgatcgcgcgatggtgatcagcatgcgcagggtcgcgcgatggtgatcagcatgccagggtcgcgcgatggcgatcagcatgtgcAGGTGGGCggtggcgcgatggcgagcagcctctgcaggtgggcgatcgcgcgatggcgagcagcatccgcagttgagggtcgcgcgatggcgagcagcatccgcagggtagacgatagcgcgatggtgatcagcatccgcagggtcgcgcgatgtcgatcagcatccgcaggtgtgcggtcgcgcgatggcgatcagcatccgcagttgagggtcgcgcgatggcgatcagcatccgcagttgagggtcgcgcgatggcgatcagcatccgcagttgagggtcgcgcgatggcgatcagcatccgcagttgagggtcgcgcgatggcgatcagcatccgcagttgggggtcgcgcgatggcgatcagcatccgcagttgagggtcgcgcgatggcgatcagcatccgcagttgagggtcgcgcgatggcgatcagcatccgcagttgagggtcgcgcgatggcgatcagcatccgcagttgagggtcgcgcgatggcgatcagcatccgcagttgagggtcgcgcgatggcgatcagcatccgcagttgaaggtcgcgcgatggcgatcagcatgcgcaggtgagctagtagctggcgaaccatgttccttcagaagtgttggagaacgttggcgtgccggctgtaacacacgcgggcgatccggagatcgccgagagacaggtgatcgctggcgagctgatgatcgctgacgagcagaaggctacgcgtggaagcctgcgcatagaagaagagtccttgaccccgccctgaaccgaagttctagatcgcgagggcgaacgtgggcgcacagggcgcgtaacaggaaccaacaggaacagcagggatgatcatcatgaaagcgctgacgaacaggagagcgctgatgagcagaagagcgcctgtgcgctaaaactgagcaggagcaggcgagaacacagcagaagggcgcgcagggaaaccctgacacgcaagggaagaacccccgtgggaggcaaccctttgccccgaagggatcgttgtccgccgggagactgatgtccgtcggaagaccgttgcccgtcggaagacgagatcagactgctgtccatctgcaccaaggcggaagatcgagaaaaaggagttgtaggctgcaaacggagattcaaaaaggcgcctcaagcacccttatagggagatgagaggcccttacgacgaggcggacggtgggccttacgacgagggaggccaacagcaacagcaacagaagaaacctccgaagaggagtctctatgagtgtactctctcgcgaacgaaagagaaacacttcgtagaagagactggtcagccagtgacctaaaaggagcaatcctccgaagaggagctcctgcagttgcccagccccttgagcgaaactgcaggtgtgaccgctcagcaccaagagcatagtcgcacgaaaaaaaggcaagagaagaaccccccaaaaggggaaaaactcaagcctggacaggaaaaacttccctcggaaggaaagttacccgcccaaggaggcaagcctcctgagagttctaaaatgaactggagagctgtccgtcatcacgggagtacttccagtagaaggagacacgcccctgacgaaaatacaaggggggaggcagcaacagccgaatccccaggactcaacaagacagctcacacctttgccatattacagaaacaaactagatcggtaactaaaaaaataaaacaaataatattagtacacattcattcccccgggaaggctccgaagaggaatcccgagggaaaggaaacaagaattacacaacaggcacgtgccctcacaaccacttacactcacggaaggagagctgtaaccaaaacagaattataacaattataattatgcaactatgtaattatgtaatttaaaaatgaatgaacactaaagaaagaacgaaaaccccgaaaggaatcgttctacaagctgaaaaacaaaaaacaactacaattacattcataactaattgagacaaacgtacggcgtagcaacccccccacacggaaaggaagctacaagggcgtagtaacacatagtaaaagggtgaacgaccacaagagagagagagagaaagacataagtcaaactcgatcgccacccataaaattacgccgtggtggcctaactgccgaggactccatgtagatattgtacactacacacacaactctgaaaaggaaacttacttatttctatactcaaatatataggctatacaaacatgaaaacatgtttacatatatattgagtaaatgaaaagtaagcgattaagtaaagacaaaacaaacaatggctgccaagagaggaccaagacagagacgactgtcacagtccgagccaaaagtgaaagtgagcattcatctgtgtgtgagggggggaggggtagctagctaccactcccctaccccccccccccccccgctaactagcgcgggggtaatacaccctcgttaaattctaatgactcgccatttcagctgcgctaaaaggtaaccctctgtaaatagcgtggtttgtatttcggttacggaacaaaccgtatgtatgtatttgttgttGCAATACCCACGTGTACACATTTCTTTTTACTCACAACATTCAAGTATACTACAGGACTTGACGCTCCTAATACCATTTGTATGTATTCATTGAAGCAATACCAAcgtgtatatttcttattttctcatGTTTAAAGTCATTTCCTCCGTTATTACAACATTTTAAtgtattcatataaaataaaattcattcttTCCTTCACTTTATCTTACTAACTGTTCTTCATTCCTGCTTTTTTTCCTGTTATTGCCGTATTACATTCAGTTTTCACATATCAAATACTTTCTTTGAACTAGTTTACCTTTCAAGTTTACTTTACAGACACAGTACTGTTATACCAATGTTTCCGTTAACCAATTATGTAAACGTAAGTATGGAAACTCATATAGGGTGGGTTATATTTCCCCATTCCTTTGTTATCACTTTTAGTGCTTCGCTTCAGTCCTTTCAAAATCCTTTTTATGTGTGTTATCAAGTGTAGCTAACATGTTCCTAAAATCCCATAATGTTATACAGTACCACAAAAATTAGTGCCCAACATGTCGTGCTTGGTTATCTTACAGGGAAGAAAAGCACCTTCGACAGTCTGATAATAAAGCAAGTCAATTTGTTTTTATTGCATTTTAGGATCTGAAATTTTCAGATTTACAAAAATCTGTCGAAAAATCACTTCAAAATACAAACCAACTTAGAGGGGtacgcagctcagcatgtaccgctagccagtacataggagctttatgtttttcttttttcaggagCGAAGGAAGCATACCGTGAAGCAAGAAACATTagttattctaaaaaaatataccgcaaataattatttgagaaataataatcaatcattgacgTTAGTAttcacagctcaacattaccgctttttgtttttattttttttgcgagcgaatggcgaagcaagaaccattagatttagggGAAAatattgaacagaaaatatatgttttcctgtagtaaatgtgATTTCACCAAATTTGACTTCATTTCAATTACACCCGTTTTAGTGAGTGTAATAGTGGGAAACGAAGTAGTCGAACTGGTTTtcctgtttgtttgcggttgaaatgaaggtcaaatacaattaaatcatgttatttactacaggaaaacgtaTTTTctgagggtgtatgtatgatagcggccacctgtatgtattttTACGtataacttagaatacagcagtgtaaggtgGGGTCCCAGGGGGGGCGTTAGTCTCCACgtcaggtaagtaggtaaggacacggcctgtaggttaggttaggggggtgaGGAGTTTACGTTAGTTGATGTTCATTTTTAACCCACGCAGTAGGAacaggccgctgatatacaaacgcacaattttctgttcaaaatgtttcccCATCCGTAAATATAACTTTACTAGCCAAGGCTACAGACAACGTAGAAACCGAGATGGAAAATTTGCATTTTCTCTGTTCACAGAAGGACTGGTGTATCGTTCTACAAAATTTCTCTTCAAAATAAATAACACGTATCCCATGACATTTTCCATGGTTTCACTTGTATGGCCCATAAGCATTTACAACATTTTACAGTAGTTGCATCAAACTAAAACTTTACCAACCACCTTATGAAAGCCTTAAAATAAAAGGAACAGATTGTTCGCATAGTAagataataataaggaataaaattaggtaaagttttactgtattacagattctcatttcgaacagaaaatatgttttcctgtagtaaatgacgtgatttgaccgaatttgaccttcatttcaaccgcaaacaaacagaacaataaTACCTAAAATTACCGACAGGAATTAAAATACGTGAGCAAAGAGTAGCCTGAGCCACCTAGACCTACCGGTACAGGTAGGCTACGCAAGATAAGGTTACACAATATTTAGCCTAAATTATGGTAGGTTTCTTAAATCTAGCCAAGAATACTTCATTTCATAACAAATCACGTCTAAGCTatctttaaattttattgaaaaccCCAATGAATCCTCGTCTAGGCCAACGTGCGCAGATGCGGCATTTCCCAACTTCAGAAATGTTTGGCAGGAATGATTAAAATCTAATATTTACTACGtccaaatgtaaaataaaatgctATTTCGTATACATTCT from Palaemon carinicauda isolate YSFRI2023 chromosome 35, ASM3689809v2, whole genome shotgun sequence includes:
- the LOC137627518 gene encoding U6 snRNA-associated Sm-like protein LSm2; this translates as MLFYSFFKSLIGKDVVVELKNDLSICGTLHSVDQYLNIKLTDINVTDTEKYPHMLSVKNCFIRGSVVRYVQLPVDEVDTQLLQDAARREAQQQRQ